The following is a genomic window from uncultured Fusobacterium sp..
TTAGATATAGAAGAAGCTGAAATAGTAGAAGTTTCTGAAAAAGATATAAAAGAGGTAAAAACTTCAAAAGTAGAGAAAAAATCTCCTAATGAAACTGTGGAATTTCCAGATGAAATATTAGAAAAAATTAAAAAAGCTAAAAGAAATATTTTTGTTCAAAAAGCTTGGGATAAGAGAACAGATACTAAGATTAAAAAGATATTTAAAGAAGAGGGAGAGGAAAAAACTAAAGAAGTTTTAAATATTTTATATAAAAACTTAACTGGAAATATAAAAACAACTCTTGTTCAATATATAAATGGTATTTTGAAAAATATATCAGAGGTTGAAAAAAATAATAATAAGCAGAACTTAACACTATTTGCAAATGTTTTAAAAGAAAAAGGATTAAAGAGTAAAAAACAGATAAATCAAGCTAGAAAAAGTAAGAAGAAAACAATATTAAGTAGTGTTAAAGAATTAGTTGAAGATACTAATCTTTCAAAGGATATAATTGAAGAGTTTGAAGCTTATGATGAATATGAAAAATTAAAAATAGAAGAGAAAGCCTTGGAGTTATGTTCTAAAGAGATGGGAGTAGATATTAACTTTTTATTAACTATGAAAACAAAAACAAGATCCATTTATATAGGAGCTATAAAAAATTATATTGAGAGAGTAATGAAAGAGGAAAAAAATAATTAAGTATTATTGTTAATATACATATAAAAAATAAGCTGTTACACTTAATAAGTTATAACAGCTTATTTTTTATTATTGAAAGTATACATTACAATTCAAGGATATTTCCAGTGTGATTTGAAATTATTGTAAAACCTTCTCTTTTTAAAATTTCAATAGTTTTTTCTCCAGTACAATGAGAGAGAGCTAGATAATTTATATTTTCATTTTTTAAATAATTAATTACCTTTTTTACTCTTTCATCTGAAGCTTTACTTAAATGTAACCCACCAATTATGCCAATAATTTTTTTTCCTGTTAAAAGTTTTATATTTTCTACGATATTTACAATTCCAAAATGTGAGCAACCACACAAGATAATATACCCTTTAGATGTATTTAATCCTAAAACTAATTCATCACTCATATCATCAAAAATAAAATTGTTCTCTACTTTTTTAAAATATGTAGAGTTAGGATTTTCAAAATTTGTAATATTTTTAAAATTTGTAAATATAGTAATATTCTTTGAAATATTATGTATATGATCAGTAATAAAATTTATTTTAACATCTTTTTTCTTTAAGAAATCTTCAGAAAAATTCGCTCCTAATATTCTTGAATACTCCTTAGAAAAACCATATCTTTTATAAAAAAATTTTTTATTTAGATAGATAGAGAAATTATTACCAAAAAAATTTATATAATTTTTAACTCCTCCACCATGATCAAAGTGATTATGACTTATGATCAGCTTATCTATTTTTTTAGTATCAATACCTAATTTTTTTATATTTTCAACGAAAATTCCACTCTGCCCAGTATCAAAAATTAAATTTGTATCTTCATCTTCTATAAAAATAGAAAATCCAAACTCACAAGTTAAGTTTGGATTACTTCCTAGTTCATTTTCTATAAGTGTTATTAATTTCATAAAAAACCTCTATTTTTTACTAGAAACCCAGTAAACAAGAGAAGAGCTTACACTTGGATTTCTATATCTATGTGGTGTATTCTGTTTAATGAATATAGAATCCCCTTCATATAAATGATATAAAGTATTATCTAATTCAATTTCTAATTCACCTTTAGCAACAATTCCAATCTCATCATATCCATGTCCCCAAGACATATCACTAAAACTACTTTCTTCATCAATAGTTATTGCAATTCCATTTAAACTAGCTTTTCTATTTAAAAGGCTTTCAACTTTGACATTAGTTTCTACATTTTTTAAAATTTCTTCTCTTTCAGCTGCACGTGTTATAGGATTAGTTCCTACCTCTTCATCAAGAATTTCCATAAGATTAATTCCTAAAGCTGAACAAATTTGTTGTAAGTTATTGATAGATGGACTATTTAAATCCCTTTCAATATTACTTAAAAATCCTATTGAAAGTCCAGTAATTTCCGCTAATTGTTTTAATGTGTAATCTTTATTTTTTCTAATTGCTTTTATTTTTTCCCCTAATTTCATCAAATACTGCTCCTCCAAAAACATAAGATTTAATTTATAAAATTATACCATAAAGAAAAGTTAATGTAAATTCATAAAAGTATAAAATATAAAAATATCAAAAAAATATAAAGTTTCAAAAAAATAAAAATATATTATAGTGAAAAAAAATATAAAATATTAATTAAGCTAGAAAAAATAAAATAAAGTTACTATATTTTTTATATTTTTAAATGCTCTTAAATTCTATAATACAATATAATAATTTCAAAAAAGTGAAAAAAATTAATTGAAATATTTTAGATGATGTGTTATACTTTTTCATGTATATAAAAAAACAATAATATTCATAAAAAGAACGAAATATATTGTTTGATATTGTTAAAAAAAATTAAATATAATTAAACAAAGGAGAAAAAGAATGGACGTTATTAAAGGTGTAATTTATTTATTTGTAGTTTTAGGTGGATTTTCATTATTTAGTATGAAAGCACCAAAAGGGATGAAAGCGATGGGAGCACTAGCAGGAGCTGCTACAGCAAGTTTCTTAGTAGAAGCATTCCAATTATACGTTGGAGGAGATCTTTTTGGAATTCCATTTTTAGGTGAAGTTGGTAAAGCTGCAGGATCAATGGGAGGAGTTGCATCAGCAATTTTAGTTCCAATAGCTTTAGGAGTTAATCCAACTTATGCAGTATTAGTGGGAGTATCAGTAGCAGGATTTGGAATATTACCAGGATTTTTAGCAGGATATATTTTATCATTTGTAATACCAAAGGTTGAAAAGAAAGTTCCACAAGGATTAGATCTAATTTTCGTAATCTGTTTTATTTCACCATTAGCTAGACTTATAGCTTCAGTATCAAACCCAATAGTAAATTCAACTTTATTAAATATAGGAGGAATTCTTGAATCAGCTTCTCACTCAAGTCCAATATTAATGGGAATTATATTAGGAGGAGTAATAACTGTTGTTGCTACAGCACCATTATCATCTATGGCACTTACAGCAATGATGGGATTAACAGGGGTTCCTATGGCAATTGGAGCACTTTCAGTAATGGGTTCTTCTTTTATGAATGGAGTATTTTTCCATAGAATGGGATTTGGAGATAGAAAAACAACAATAGCAGTAGCAGTAGAGCCATTAACACAAGCAGACTTAATATCTGCTAATCCAATACCTGTATATGTAACAAATTTTATAGGTGGAGCATTAGCAGGAGTTGTAGTGGCACTTTACGGACTTGTAAATAATGCAACTGGAACAGCTACACCAATAGCAGGATTAATGGTAATGTATGGATTTAATGATGCTATGACAGTTACAAAAGTTGCTTTAATGTGTGCTGCATCTGGAATATTTGCTGGATTCTTAGGATCTATAATATTTAAGAATTATAAAATAAAAACAGTAGAAGAGATAAGAGGTAAAAATTAATGGATAGCTTAAGAGAATTATTTAAAATAGGATGTGGTCCTTCTAGTTCACATACAATGGGACCAGAAAGAGCAGCTAAGAAATTTAAGGCTGAAACAGAAGGGGCTAATTTATACATTGTTGAACTTTATGGAAGTTTAGCTGCAACTGGTAAGGGACATTTAACAGATTGGATAATAGAAGAAACTTTAAAACCAGTAAAGACAGAGATAGTATGGATGCCAGAATATATCCATGAATATCATACTAATGGAATGAAATTTATAGCTTTAGATAAAGATGGAAAAGTTATGAAGGAATGGTTAGTATTCTCTGTTGGTGGAGGAACAATAAAAGAACTT
Proteins encoded in this region:
- a CDS encoding MBL fold metallo-hydrolase, which encodes MKLITLIENELGSNPNLTCEFGFSIFIEDEDTNLIFDTGQSGIFVENIKKLGIDTKKIDKLIISHNHFDHGGGVKNYINFFGNNFSIYLNKKFFYKRYGFSKEYSRILGANFSEDFLKKKDVKINFITDHIHNISKNITIFTNFKNITNFENPNSTYFKKVENNFIFDDMSDELVLGLNTSKGYIILCGCSHFGIVNIVENIKLLTGKKIIGIIGGLHLSKASDERVKKVINYLKNENINYLALSHCTGEKTIEILKREGFTIISNHTGNILEL
- a CDS encoding helix-turn-helix domain-containing protein gives rise to the protein MKLGEKIKAIRKNKDYTLKQLAEITGLSIGFLSNIERDLNSPSINNLQQICSALGINLMEILDEEVGTNPITRAAEREEILKNVETNVKVESLLNRKASLNGIAITIDEESSFSDMSWGHGYDEIGIVAKGELEIELDNTLYHLYEGDSIFIKQNTPHRYRNPSVSSSLVYWVSSKK
- a CDS encoding PTS sugar transporter subunit IIC, with the protein product MDVIKGVIYLFVVLGGFSLFSMKAPKGMKAMGALAGAATASFLVEAFQLYVGGDLFGIPFLGEVGKAAGSMGGVASAILVPIALGVNPTYAVLVGVSVAGFGILPGFLAGYILSFVIPKVEKKVPQGLDLIFVICFISPLARLIASVSNPIVNSTLLNIGGILESASHSSPILMGIILGGVITVVATAPLSSMALTAMMGLTGVPMAIGALSVMGSSFMNGVFFHRMGFGDRKTTIAVAVEPLTQADLISANPIPVYVTNFIGGALAGVVVALYGLVNNATGTATPIAGLMVMYGFNDAMTVTKVALMCAASGIFAGFLGSIIFKNYKIKTVEEIRGKN